The Alnus glutinosa chromosome 1, dhAlnGlut1.1, whole genome shotgun sequence region TGTTCTAACTATTTGAAGCCAGATAAGCACATTATTGTCCATATTCTTTGAAGTTATATTAGCAGGGCTAGCTTGACATTTTAGTCCATTTCTTATCTAAATTCAATCctttctttttggtattttgtttaAGCCCTTTAGCGCCATAACTTGCTTGAACTCACATCTCTTTGTTAGAGTActcactttttttattttacatatttggAGAGTCCTTAAAGACATTCTGAATATATACTTAGCATACCTAAGTTTCTACTACTGCAAATGAAGCAGCACCTTCATGAATGGTAATTGGCATGTCTTGTGaaggaaaataaagataaatcttGGGTGTAAGCATTTGTCTGTTCAAAAAGCAGCCATACTGCTATGGATATTTAAAGATATTATTTGAAGTCTATGAGACATAAAAATGCTGAACCTAGTGACAGGAGTTTCTAATTTGTCAGAGATTGCATATAgccttttatttgttttcattactcAACATTCTGAGTGCCATTCGGTTTATATAGGATTTTATTTATATGAAGTTTGGCGATGAGTACTTGATGATGTATATGGGAAAGAGCATGTCAAATGAGGCCATATGTGGATGGGACATGGAAAATTTAGTTTGGTCATATAGATAAACAAgttttaattgtatatttaaataTGATGTGGATTCACGATTTTGTTCCTATTTAATGAAATATTGGGGCTGGGAATACTCCTACTGTTTTACACAAGAAGTTGTAGCAGACAGTAGACCTCATAATAGGATGTCATTGCattataagaattttattacacattttttaGACCAATTTATATGATTGTAATATCTGTATTATATGTAGGTGCTCTCATTTTCAGAAAGTAATTTAACTCCACTAAGCTTGTCTTACTAAATTGTTGATGGAAAAATTCTTACACTACATGAGTGTGGTTGCAGACACTAATAAACATGGAGAATGGCAAGAATTGGAGATCTGAGCCATAAGATTATTACATCggtattattaatattattagtaATTCCATCTAGGAAAATACTCAACTCAAGAAAATGTATCTGAAGTCTTTTGGACCAGAAGGATGCGTGTTTTTCACTTGTAGTGGCTGTGTGCACCAAGAGATGCTGGTAATGGGAGTTATTAGAGAAAACATCACTTCCCCATGCAAATTGAGTGAAAATTGGATCTTGGAGATGAGCTAATTTGTAACTTATGGGAGGGAGGGAAAGATATAGGATTGGTTCTTTCTCCCAATGATTTCCAATCTTGACCTTTTAGTTACAAGTGCTGCACCAgttaaattatgatttgaaaaaaaaaaaaaagaagtttgggATAGTATAGTAACAAGAAAATGAGATGTGGCTTCAACAGTTGAGATGGTACCAAATGGTTTTGTTCCTTTAGATACAGTGATAGATAGTTTCTTATGCTTTTCCCATGTTCTATgattggtttttttaataagtcGTTGATAATCATGTCTTTTTGCAAACACCACAGCCTTGAGATAACGGATGTTTTGCCCTTTCTTATATTCTTCTTATTTGGGTAGTACTGTATTTGTAACACATATTCTGTGGATGGGAGCTGTAAGCAGCTGGGGTTGCATCTCCTTGTTGTTCGTAGAACTCACTTAATTGCTTGACTCTTCAAACTGCTTACCGTCTCTCCATCAtcttatttttggaaaatccccCGCTCACTGGGGTCACTTTGAAATTTTGGCTAGGATACTGTGATTTGTAGGAAGTGTACTTTAGGTTGAAGTAGAGCAACACTTCAGCAATGAGAGGAATGGAGATCAAGCGATATGCCAAACAAGGCCTGTAGAGTTGTTAATGAAGGACTGATTAGGCGGGTCTGTTGTCCTGTGGACTTTTTGATTCTGTGAGCCATAAGACTAGGAGATATGGGTTTCCAGAATTGTCGTAGTTTGCATCTGGCAGTTATGATACCATGGGCGCTTAAGAGGCTCTCTTTCTCAGTAATTTCAAGAGCAAGTAGACCTCTCCCctttaaaatgttttcagcATACACATGACAGAGTGAGCTTTTCCAATAGAAGACTTTGAAGTCATCCTATTAGCTGTCAGCTGAGCTGTGGAAAGTTGCTATTAATAAGCACCTGCTCAACCAATGCACCCTGGTCCCTTCTCTCAGCTGAGGAGAGCTATTAGCATTCGGGTATAGTTGATTGTAACATGATGTTTCGGGTTCTTAGGATCTGTAGGGATGTCTAGCTCTTTGGTATCTACCCTGTGTGGAGTCAACCTTTTGGACTGTAATACAAGATTGGCACGTGGATCTCTCAATTGGGGTACAAGGTCTAGTAAAGGGATCATGTGATGGCCATTTGGCTAGTTGGAGGATGCAAGCAGGCTGTATATTTTTTTGCTTCCCTTTGAGCTTAAATGCTGTATCTGCTGCAGTTACTGGACTTCTTTTCATGTAGTGTAGACTACTTTATGTTACTTAGTGTCTCCTTTAACTTCTTATGATATTCATTTGTTTTGCCGCTAAGTTAACCATTGTCATCTTTGCTATATGCTTTTTGGTTGTCTAGCAATGCGTCATAAAAGATGACTGGCTTTGTTGTTTCCTCATTACATCTTTCCTACAATAGATATATTAATTTGGAAAAAAGTGAAGACAAAAAAGATTTGTTTCAGTCTGCAACCTGTGGGTGctcttttcttgattttctaGATGCTTCTGTCATAAAATCAATGGCTTTGTCGTTTTTCTCATAACATCTTTCATGAGATTGATATAACTTAAAAAACTGAAAGAAGAATAATATTTGTTTCAGTATACAACCTGTGGATGCTCTTTGCGCAATACATCTTCTCAATTTCATGGAAATACTAGCTGATTTCTCCTTTGCTtactaaaaattattaatatggtTACTAGTTGCATTCATTAGGGAAAAATGTTTTGCATATCTTGTTCGTATCTAGTGTTAGTAAGTTTACCTTGCATATGATTTGTCTGGGTTTAGCTTGTTGCCTAGTCCTAAAACATTGAGTAGTATTTCTACACAGGTTTGGCATGGGCcaggaatgtaatatatatgcTTGTTACTTGGTCAAGCCCATTAGCAGTCAGAAGGATTTAAGTCTACAAGCTAATTTTTTGAGTGGATATATATATTCGGAatattttgcattttcttttgtttttgaaaattttctaatcAAGGACATTCTTTGCTATGACAATAgtcaaagtttttttatttgtttgtagtCAACTAAATTGGAACCAAGTACCAGCATAGGAACCTGATATTAGGTTACGGATTTCAATTACATGTGGTTTTCTATCGTCATGAGTTAGAACTATTCCCTTCATTGATTCTATCTTGAGATGCAAGTAGATATAGCATGCCAGCCCTCGTATTGTGAATCTCTAAAATGTCCTGGTGATTTAGCTAGATCGGTCCGCCAACCTTGTAATTACCACTCCTGGGATTAAAGTCCAATGTCCAATGTCCATAGTCCACTAAGGCCCTTCATTGCCATCTGTAAGTTGGCTCATGAGTAAAGCAAGTCCTTGGATGAGTGATCTGAATTACTATCTGATCAAGACATTCTCACGTGCCtattttctctgtttttatCCAGTTATCATATTGTCCCTGACACAATCTCGCTTGATTTCCCATTCCCCATTACCATCCCATGTAATTCTATCTTTTGTCCTTAATGTGATATAGATCACACATACATTTGTTTGTTATGTGGTCTggttacaaaaaatataattgtatCCTTTCCAAAGGGAtgttatttggatttgtgagaGTTCTCAAGAGTTGTTGGACCGCTTATATTGCCATGATTGTGCCTTGGGGTCAGTCTCTGTCCACTTAATGATATGCCATTAATCTTCACTTGGGTCCTTGCTTTTGTTTTCATAGCAAAATCTATtgatataaaaatgatttgAATGGTAAACATGCTTTTGTTTGTAAAACCTCAAGAGTTTGCTTCTACGAATTTGTAGATTCATGATTTTGGCTTGATTTGATCATTGATCAGTCCTGTGCATAAGAGTGATtgttgttttgtattttatgacTCTTGCAGGCTGAAAGTGCAATTTTAGCTCTTAACTGTAGTGGTGTGGTTTTGGGATCATTGCCGATAAGGTTGGTGTGGCAGACTGTTTTTGTAATAACTGactttgtcttttcttttcagttttctgcTTCCCAAGTTTCTGACTTTATTCATGTGCATGCAGGGTAAGCCCGTCAAAGACGCCTGTTCGGCCCCGTGCTCCTCGCCCTCCACTGCCCTGAATCATCCTTTCATGTTTCCCAGACTGATTTACCGCTAATAGTTTATCTTTACATATATACGTAGTTACAGAAATATTTGAATGTACTTGTGGCGTTTATATCCATCCTTTTGTTCCTTGCGTTGCTGTCAAGCATCCTGTTTTGCCCAGAGGGGataatttatgggttatttTGTTTAGCTGTAGAGTTGGATGGGATTTTGAGGCTCTGAATGGCATAATTTCAGCTGCACAATGTGATGAATTCTATAAGGATGGTCCCGAGGAAATCTAATACTCTGTCTGTTGTTTCTAACAACTTGAAATTCTCAGAAGAAAACTTGTCTTTATCTATTCTTCATGatcttcttttgtgtttttgttggtAGTCCCATTCTTCCTTTATCCTTACTGCCTGCCCCtatgtttttgtcttttacaaaaatattatgTTGAAGAGTTGGTACGGGTTTCGGTAACTCTGAATTTTGCCCAGCCACCAGCACAACCGCTGCCCCAACCATTACCACCGCCATTGCCACCAGTGCTGCTGCTCCACCATGTGCCATGTCACCAAACTGACTGCCATTTTACTGTCATTGCTTCCACTTTTAACGTCTTCGCACAGCTCCCCCAACTTGGGAAATGTTTTGTtagtattctctctctctctctctaaactccCCTTTGTTTAAAGTTCCGGCCCTCTGGTCTTTGGTTCATTCTGTAGTAGCTTCTGAACCTTTTTTTAAGTGGTCTATGAAATGGCTGAACAAATGAGAGGTGAATCTTAATGTTGATTGGATTCTATTGGCTTAAGACATTATCGATCTGTTCAGCGTTATTGCCAATTCAAAGAATTTTTAAAgagatttttttagttgttaaatATTAGGCAGAATGGGCTTGGTCATCTTCGAATGGGGTCAGCtctcattcttttatttaaGTAAGAGGTTAGAGTGGCTTTTGCAGCCGGTATGAGGCAAATGTGGGTTGGTTTCAAGAATTGATTAGCATCCTATTTGGTGACTTATTTTCCTAATGGTAGTGGTAGCAATTTGTGTTCGGTGTCGGGTTCAAGTCATGTTTTGGCATGGGTGGGTATACGACTATATAGGTTTATTCTAACCCAACTCTTTGAATTAAACAAGTTAAACCTTTTCAtcctaattttgtgttgagtttgTTGTGTTGGGTgtcgtgttaaaaattaatAGTCCTAATTCgctaaaattttgtttttgttttttttgtattttaaaaaaaagccacCGTTAAACTCATAAGAATCACATAATTTACTCATCTCTTGTACGGAGATGTGTAGGAGAACgaaaataaacaattttcttaataataattCAGTATTTTAGAAGATCAACTCTacgtttttttctcttctctctcaaaCCCTTGTTGATTTCTCTCTCGTAGTATACCTCCAACCTTCAATGTACTACTCTTTGTTTGCCCTTCTTACACCGTCTAAGATCAATCTTAAATCTATATGGCATCACTTTTGATATATACTTGGATATTATTATCAGTTGTGGCGACTAGAATTCCTAGTTGCCAAATCGGACTAATTAGGTCTCTTTCAACCTCTAGTATGATACTTAGATATTATTACGCTTTCGGATTAAgattctctacaattatttacttaaatttaagagaatttgggCAAGTGATTGTGAGAAACCACTTATGAGATTTACTTGACCGAATAAGAATTGGATTGCCCAACCATTTATCCAGTCGTGTAACTtctataagtggtctctcataattacctgcctgaattctttcaaatttaaacaaataattgtagaggatcctgATTCTACGCTTTCTTGTATTCCAATAAGCTTGTGACATATACTCCATtcattctattttcttttctccgACAACAGTATCTGAGTTAATATTATAGACTGTTGTTATGGTGAAGTTGACCATATATAGTTGGTTGTGGTTGTGATTATGGTGAATAAGACTATCTTCTAGCATTACAACCACAAAATAATTCAATGTTATGCGATTTTCGGCAGACCTTCATCCCATGTGTAACTTGGACAGACAATTTATGACAATACTTGCAAACTCGACATTAACACAACACGAATTTAGCGGGTTAGGATTGAAGGGTttaacctgtttaattaaataagtcgacTATACTTGATCTACATAATCTTATATCCATGTCTCAACACGATACGAAACAACATGCGAATACAAATTGCCTTAATATTGGAAGAGTTTGGATTTGTTCCGAAGGATGGGAGTCTGGCTGTCACAAGCTGGCCGGGAGCATGTATTCCAGCTTGCTTTTCCACTGTTCATTTGGCCCAATGATTTTCAGCAGGTTTTCATCCAATCTGTAACGAATTACAAACAACATTCGTACCCCATTGGATTCGGACAAACATACGAATCCCAAAAGGAAATTTCCAGAAGTTGGATGATGCAGAAAATGCGTTAAAGCTAGGAAAGTGTCTGGAAAGAAACTTTTACGTGTGGAGAATTCCTTTGAAAAAGAGGGACAAAGACACCCTTTGTCGGCCTTCAATTAACTTACTGCtggataaaattaaatattgagcAAACAAATATGAAGATAGCAAATGCTGAAGCTATCTGAGCTTGACGTTAATATAGTGTCAAATTAATGCTTAACGAGATCAGAGATGtaaaagcaatatatatatatcctgaaCCAATACAAAGTTGGGTTTAAACATGTGTATTAAAATTGATTCTAGATAACTGTAGTAATCCATTGCAAGTGAATATTGCAAAATGCCTGTCTAATGAAAAACGAGAGGAGAATGAACTACACCTAGTGTACGTCTTCTATATATGCTTGTTTACTTTTCCCAGCATGCCACCTGATCAGGCATGTTGGAAACGAATAATGAAAAACTGTTCCTTTCTTTAATCTGCTATGATCTATGACTGGCTCTTTGTAATCCTTTCTGCTATTTCTGTTGATTCTTCTACTCTTGTATAACATAATTACTTTGCGTCATTCAAATTATGCCGATGAATTCTGTTCAGAGGCTGTTCCTGGCACTCCTGTGGCTGGTTTTGCTGCATTCATGAATAAGAAGAGTGGCAATTATAACAAGCTCTAGTGTTTCCAAGAAAAAGTGATCATAAAATTACGCAGTAGAACTAGAAGCAAAATATTGCTTAGAGACTCAAACCAGTTGCAGTGGCAGATGGGGTAACTGACGTGGGAGGCAAATGAGGATGTTGTGTCATTTTGGGAATCTGCAGTGGACCATCATGTCCATAGTAATTATAGGCTCCAGGAGACCCGGCTGCTACATAGGCGTAATAATATGGTAACTGTTGGCCACCACCATATGCATTGTAATAGTTCTTCACAAACAAACACCagtaaattcaaattaaaagttGTCATCAGGCAGTGTAATGATTATAAATCAAAAGTTGCTATGATAATAATTACTTTGTTAATGTGCAAGAATATATTGAGATACAAACTTTTGCCTTCCATATACATTGTAAATGCTCGGAGCTTCGAATATATAAAGATCGACTTTGTTGCAAACAACatattttttgaacttttgttcattttttttttcaagattctTAGaagttttcttgtatacttcatgtgtattaGGATTATGCCATCTTTTTTGAATTATAGCAAGAGTGAACTTAAAAGCTTtttcaggaagaaaaaaaaagaagaactaaCCATCGTAAACATGTCTTGTGGGTAATAATTAGGATACCTGAATGTTGAAGGGAAAACATTTAGAAGACAGTGAGTGGCTAAAaattatgcatatatacatataattaattCTGAAAAAGAATGTAATTTATGTTCCTTGAATCTGTTGCTTACCCATATGCTGAATGTGGGAATGCGTAGTGGGGAACTTGTGGATGAAAATATGGAGAGGTAGTGCCTTGGGAAGGAGCTGGAGCCATGGTTCTAATTAAAGATGGTCTGAATTTCTCCATTcctgcaatatttttttttttgggtgggcaataatattaacaaattaataagaataattttccTGTAAAATGAAATTGATTCAATTAATTAAGCTTTCAGATCACTTGTATATAAATCAAACTTTTCCTTCTTATTAACATTATCacaacataacataacataactaaCATATGACAATATTAATTATTGAAAATTTCCCAACCTCGTTGAGGAGTGGTTGGATAGTTTTTTTGTGCACCAAAGGCTGCAAGGTTACAATTAGCTCTTCTTCCATCAATCAGCGGATAGTGGTTTTGACAAGCTCTCATGGCTGAATCCGGATCCTTAAAGGTTACCTAATTCATTAAGAAACACAAAGTTGTACACATCAAATCAGAGattaaaaacacacacacacacacacacacacacatatatatatatatgaattaatatttatataagaAAAAGGTAATTGGCGTACGTACGAAGCCATAGCCTTTTGATCTTCCTGTATTTTTGTCAAGGATCACAACAGCCTCGAGAATCTCTCCAAACTGCTCAAAATAACGCTGCAAGCTATCCCTTTGACTCTGCCAAGCCAATCCTCCGACAAAGATCTTGGTGTAGGTTGTGTCGGCATTGTTTGCACCCACCAATATCTTATTTTGCCTTTGTTGAGACATGAATACCTGATCCTCCGCCAATAAACGACCGAGAACTCGGATTAAAACCAGACAAAATAGAGTTGACAAAGGCCGGAGATCGAGGATATATGTCAGAGAGAAACCGCTTGATGACAAATATATGTGACTAGTATCCAACCAATCAATCAAACAAGTCCCACGACGATTTCTTCACCACTtcttcgatcttcttcttcttctcttttcttgcAAAAACCTTCTAGACTTTCAAAGTCACGTCCCCTCAGATTCCACAAGAGAGATACCCTTAACAAGAAACACTCATCAATATTGCTATTAAGAAGGCTTGAAAACATATataggagattaaaaaaaaaaaaaaaagaaaaagaaaaagaaaaagaaaaggagacaGCAAGAagcaataataataagaaaggaGCAAGTGGGGGCAATGATCGACAAAAGGTGCAACTATGCAAGAAATTTCCCAATAAAAATTCAAACGACTTTATAATTTCCATTATTATCTTTTGCCATATCATCGCTTTCCAAGCTTTTAATGGGTCCAAAGATACGCGCCTCGCTGTATTCAACTTTCTCTGTCATCTGTTGTGATCCATTGATTACAAAGCTTATTCATATATTCGTCTTCCACATATTATTAAATCGTTTTTTCTAATTAGCAGCacataattaataaattgttgcacacgtaaaaaatatatatatatatatatatattattatgctTGGAATATAGGTTTGATCATGTGGTGACATGTTTGTGGGATTTGGACCGCTGAGATAAATTAAGAAGGAAGATTAATTCATTGACCGTCTACTTAAACTATCATGATTGAACAACTGCAGACGCTAGGAACGTGCATGCTATTTGGTTTTGCTATGTGGGACAAGCATATCCATGATATGTTTTAGATTACTAATCCAATATAtatctttgtttgtttttttttttattaatttgatttatcTACACTACCATCCAATTGATaatatatatctctctccaaactattttaaaattgcCAATATCCCCCACAAGGCCACCCTTTTGGGTGGCGGAACCGCCCCATGGTCGGTCAGAGTAATTATAATTTCCCtgcaaattaaaataaattcgAAGTGGAGGGCGGGGCCATGATCGACTACTAGGGTGCATGCGTCTTATGTGTGTCCGAAGTCCCATTCTTTACATATCCATGAGTCATGTTCAACCTACTGCATTGATCGATGCGGAAAGTACTGAGACTGCTTGGGTCCAGGCTGGGACAACTATTGGCGAAGTTTACTATAGAAATGCTGAGAAAAGTAAAGCCCATGGCTTTCCGGCTGGTGTTTGTCCCGCTCTACGTACGTTGGTGTCGGAGGGCATTTTAGCGGAGGTGGCTGCTATGGCAATATCAAGAGAGAGTACGGCCTCTTAGTGGATAACATTAATGATGCACAACTAGTTGATTTTAATGGTAGACTTCTTGACAAAAAAatctatgagaaatgctagggtaCTTACAAACCTTTACAAAGAGAAGCTTACAAACTCATGTGGCATCCTACATGGAATAAATGTTAAATcacaaaaatgcccttctctCCCCCAACCATCGTTCTCCCCCTCCAGTCGCCGTTCCAGATGCTATTCTCCCCTCCAGTCACCGGCCGTCAACTTCCATGTCCTGTTCTTGAGCTCCAGTCGCCGGCCGACCGTTTGGACCAACAAAAACTACCGGATCTCGGTTTCTGAATGATCTCTTAGTAAATCATCTCACCGAAGCATCTGGATTTCCGAAACCCACACCGGCTAGATAtcttaacccaaaaaaacccacgCCGATCTGGGTTTGCCGTCCGGATCTCTcaaccaaacaaaacccatACCAGATCTGGGTTTCCCGACCGGATCtctcaaacaaacaaaacccacACCGAATCTGGGTTTCCCGACTGGATCTGGGTTTCCGGCCGAACCAACCAAACCGACGCTAGTGTGCGTGGGTATCCGGCAGGATCTCTggccggaaacccacgcacaccggcgtgggtttgGTGGAAGCCGAAAACTCCCGACCCCGACCACGGGCTGCCTGCATGCCGTCCTCTCCCGGGATCTCTCCCCTCTTGCCAGTCGTCCATCTGTCCCAACCTCCCATCGTCGGCCGTTCATCTGTCCCAACCTCCCATCGCCGGCCGGCCATGTATGGCCTTCGGGAATGGAAGCCATGGACATGCAAGTCAGCTTGTGGAATCCAACCTTCCACCTGGATTTAGTGTGGACGTGGAATCCtagtgtttaatttttttagttaataaaatgCCACATGTATGCCAGGTCAGTTTGTAAACTCTTTTGGTAAGAGTTTGtaagtacccctagcatttctcaaaatctATGGGAGaagatctgtttttttttttctttaaataaaaaattattaagggtattttcatcgTTAGGGGACATTGAactttttttggtagtttggtaaAGACACAGTCAATTAGGTGATACTTTTAAGGggatatatatacttttccctttagtttttgttatagtattaattgaatgattaagcttttgagataaatagtgttttaacgagtaatgctagaatGAAGACTTTTGTCTCTCTCTTCTTGTCCTTCCAAAGATGatgttacttttaaaattatcattcgATTTGAaataaatcactattgaattttgatataataataattttgaaagctACATCAACTTTGGAGGGACAAGAGGGGGAAAAAAGTCTTCCTTCTAGgcttctaacattactcgtgTTTCAACATAATAGCAGAGACATAAATTGTGAGTTTACCTTTCCACTTAAAATTTTGGAATAAGTGGCCGGTAATTTAATTGCTTTCATAGAAATTCAATAAGTGGACTTGTGAAATCCTTTTAAGCAAGATAGTGATGAACGATGAGGCAATTCATATTCTTGACTACCTTTGATGGCACCGGAGGTTGTTGCACCACCCCGTAATTTTTCCAAGTGAAAAAATTCCcaagatttttttctttgaaataaatattactattatttttaataaatattgcgtataatagaataaaaaaatgatttttaaaaaaataaaaataaaatattaggtattttagttattttgattCTATTATAGTGAGAGATTATGTGTTGTTACTAATTAAATAATAGGAATGGAGTAAAAGTCATTTATATTCCTAGAGAAATGATAATTATGTGTACTAAACATGCCTTTAATGTTTAGGATTAATTTACTTATAGTGCTTTAACGGGATATATTTCCGTGTTAACTTTGCTTATGTAGTTTTTCtggttataaaaaataaaataaaaataatgatgatATTTAATTAGGATATTTTAGTAGAAGACTTAGAAGGGACACACTAatttttctgtcttatttttatttttatttttttcctgagtacgattttttcttctg contains the following coding sequences:
- the LOC133856696 gene encoding uncharacterized protein LOC133856696 isoform X1, producing MSQQRQNKILVGANNADTTYTKIFVGGLAWQSQRDSLQRYFEQFGEILEAVVILDKNTGRSKGYGFVTFKDPDSAMRACQNHYPLIDGRRANCNLAAFGAQKNYPTTPQRGMEKFRPSLIRTMAPAPSQGTTSPYFHPQVPHYAFPHSAYGYPNYYPQDMFTMNYYNAYGGGQQLPYYYAYVAAGSPGAYNYYGHDGPLQIPKMTQHPHLPPTSVTPSATATAKPATGVPGTASEQNSSA
- the LOC133856696 gene encoding probable RNA-binding protein ARP1 isoform X2: MSQQRQNKILVGANNADTTYTKIFVGGLAWQSQRDSLQRYFEQFGEILEAVVILDKNTGRSKGYGFVTFKDPDSAMRACQNHYPLIDGRRANCNLAAFGAQKNYPTTPQRGMEKFRPSLIRTMAPAPSQGTTSPYFHPQVPHYAFPHSAYGYPNYYPQDMFTMNYYNAYGGGQQLPYYYAYVAAGSPGAYNYYGHDGPLQIPKMTQHPHLPPTKTSHRSARNSL